In one window of Frigoriglobus tundricola DNA:
- a CDS encoding IS1634 family transposase — protein MHGPSGNDEAEEARVWRSPTNREDGRVVRDRGARDDKAIEEKKREMGWQVYGTNGVGMSLTQVVWAYRGQYRIENDWSRLKGRPLGLTPLYLQDEVRIEGLVYLLSVALRVLTLLEWQVREGLRKDGSKLEGVYAGQAGRKTARPSAELLLGVLKTISLSVIEVNGQTHTLLSPLTKVQKRLLKLWELPTDLYGKLTRGFPKPPPKTSEP, from the coding sequence TTGCACGGCCCAAGCGGTAATGACGAGGCAGAAGAAGCGAGGGTATGGCGGTCGCCCACCAACCGAGAAGACGGACGTGTCGTTCGAGATCGAGGTGCGCGCGACGACAAGGCGATCGAGGAGAAGAAACGCGAGATGGGCTGGCAGGTGTACGGCACCAATGGGGTGGGGATGAGCCTGACGCAGGTGGTATGGGCGTACCGGGGCCAGTATCGGATTGAGAACGACTGGTCGCGTCTGAAGGGACGGCCTCTGGGTCTGACGCCGTTGTATTTGCAGGACGAAGTTCGGATCGAGGGTTTGGTGTATTTGTTGAGTGTGGCGTTGCGCGTGTTGACGTTGTTGGAGTGGCAGGTGCGTGAGGGTTTGAGGAAGGATGGGTCGAAGTTGGAAGGTGTGTATGCGGGTCAAGCGGGCCGCAAGACGGCGCGTCCGAGTGCGGAGTTGTTGCTGGGTGTGCTGAAGACGATCAGCCTGAGTGTCATCGAGGTCAACGGCCAGACGCACACGCTGTTATCGCCGTTGACCAAGGTGCAAAAGCGACTCCTGAAACTCTGGGAGCTACCAACAGACCTGTATGGAAAGCTCACGCGAGGATTCCCAAAACCACCTCCGAAGACGAGCGAACCGTAA
- a CDS encoding TIGR02996 domain-containing protein has product MDDRTALLANVLNDPADDTARLVLADWLEERGESVFGRFIRAGVVAARFRGAELIDDPDYYAALKTLTDLTTASHPALWLSALGLGPSRLAFGDWSWDGAGDRVTVRIGAALGVFSRGMLAELDVTLQLWHAVAPFALAAWPIERVRATDVPGLTFAVERVEQGWRITGRLRTPRRNVPLTGSALPSAMAPGAVLAQSSADWAADQFFADREALVQGAARECSLIVDDLKDVAGDRWPRPPRRRRT; this is encoded by the coding sequence GTGGACGACCGCACCGCCCTGCTCGCGAACGTGCTCAACGACCCCGCCGACGACACCGCGCGCCTCGTTCTGGCCGACTGGCTCGAGGAGCGCGGCGAGAGTGTGTTCGGGCGATTCATCCGGGCGGGGGTGGTCGCCGCTCGGTTTCGGGGCGCGGAACTGATCGACGATCCCGACTATTACGCCGCACTGAAGACACTCACCGACCTGACGACGGCGTCACACCCCGCACTGTGGCTGTCGGCACTGGGGCTCGGACCGTCCCGACTTGCTTTTGGTGACTGGTCGTGGGACGGTGCCGGCGACCGGGTGACGGTTCGCATCGGCGCGGCGCTGGGCGTGTTTAGTCGCGGGATGCTCGCCGAGCTGGATGTGACGCTCCAATTATGGCACGCGGTTGCCCCGTTCGCCCTCGCCGCATGGCCGATCGAACGGGTCCGCGCAACGGACGTGCCCGGCCTGACGTTCGCGGTGGAGCGCGTCGAGCAGGGGTGGCGCATCACCGGGCGGCTGCGAACGCCGCGCCGGAACGTTCCGCTCACCGGGTCCGCGCTCCCGTCGGCGATGGCGCCCGGGGCGGTCCTCGCTCAGTCCTCAGCCGACTGGGCCGCCGACCAGTTCTTCGCGGACCGGGAGGCGCTGGTTCAGGGTGCCGCGCGTGAGTGTAGCCTGATCGTGGACGACCTGAAGGACGTGGCGGGGGACCGGTGGCCCCGTCCGCCGCGGCGGAGGCGTACGTGA